Proteins found in one Panicum hallii strain FIL2 chromosome 4, PHallii_v3.1, whole genome shotgun sequence genomic segment:
- the LOC112890709 gene encoding transcription factor bHLH69-like yields MAMVRDPTPTLCYDEAFIDDVIHTGVEYENMHHHPWELPMAGSPGRSTCTFVQDGGWANMAGVVSSSSPSSSSVVTFDGHGGEEYCAAWTDGLDPLISYDQAPPGHAAASAVASNSFSFRGDRDVTAAVASQKRPRARAPSKGGEEEAAAAPPLLKRAAAKPSKPPPTSTAPKDPQSLAAKNRRERITERLRALQELVPNGSKVDTVTMLDKAITYVKFMQLQLKVLQTDAFWPAPGGEAPRMSQVKEALDAILLSAPFSSQR; encoded by the exons ATGGCCATGGTCCGCGACCCCACACCGACTCTCTGCTACGACGAGGCGTTCATCGACGACGTCATCCACACCGGCGTCGAGTACGAGAACATGCATCACCACCCGTGGGAGCTTCCCATGGCTGGCAGCCCCGGCCGCAGCACCTGTACCTTCGTGCAGGACGGCGGCTGGGCGAACATGGCTGGCGTCGTCTCCTCGTCGTCCCCATCCTCGTCGTCCGTGGTCACCTTCGAcggccacggcggcgaggagtaCTGCGCCGCGTGGACGGACGGCTTGGACCCGCTTATTAGCTACGACCAGGCGCCGCCGGGCCACGCTGCAGCCTCCGCCGTCGCCTCGAACAGCTTCAGCTTCCGAGGCGACAGAGACGTCACGGCCGCCGTGGCCTCACAGAAACGGCCCCGTGCGCGTGCGCCGTCAAAGGGAGGTGAGGAagaagctgctgctgctcctcctcttctAAAGAGGGCAGCCGCCAAGCCTAGCAAACCGCCGCCCACCTCGACGGCGCCGAAGGACCCCCAAAGCCTTGCTGCCAAG AACCGCCGGGAGAGGATCACCGAGAGGCTGAGGGCGCTGCAGGAGCTGGTGCCCAACGGGAGCAAGGTGGACACGGTCACCATGCTCGACAAGGCCATCACCTACGTCAAGTTCATGCAGCTGCAGCTCAAGGTGCTCCAGACGGACGCGTTCTGGCCGGCACCAGGTGGCGAGGCGCCAAGGATGTCCCAGGTCAAGGAGGCGCTCGACGCCATCCTCCTCTCGGCGCCGTTCTCGTCGCAACGATga